The DNA window CATTTTTCAAGATATAATGAGTCTAGTAACACATTCGGGTAATTAAACGAATTAGCAGACAGATATTTTTTCAATGAATCTTTATTATCATTTACAAAACCAACGACAAATAGCTTGTTCGTACTTATTTTTTCTCTCAGTTCTTTTACATAAGGCATTTCATAGATACAGCCTCCGCACCAAGTTCCCCAAAAGTCTATAAAAACAAATTTACCTCTCAATTTTTTTGATGATATTGTCTCCCCTTCAAATGTCTTAAAATTAAATTCCGGCATCATATTATCTTTACTTAATCTTGGTCTTATAAACTGTGGAACTCCGCCACGCTGGGTAATTCCCTTTTCTTTCGATTTACCCCAATAATAATGTAACTCTTGTTTTTTTACATCCAACTTAAGCTGATATGGAACAATACTTTTATAATCATCTCGGTTCTGAAATGATGACGAATCACTATAGAATACTTCATTGTTGTTTTTGAAAGAAGTCCCAATAAAGCTCCAGAAATCGTCATTATATACAACCATCAATCTATAACTTTTTGGCTTTGCTTTATCCCAGAGAACGTACACTTTCTTAAAAGCATTATTTGTTGGAATGGAAGCATAATATGGTTCTACAAAACTTTTTGCTTGTTTCTCAGCTTCTTTTGGTATTCCGGTAACTAATTTTACAATCCCACATTTACCATCTGGATTAGAACCTTGGACTGATATATTAGATAAAACTAAAATCAACAAAAGAAGACGCTTCATATTAATACTCCCATATTAATGTGTATAACGGCATTGTTTTTAAGCCGCCGCCAAACACAGCAATGCAACTTTGAAAACAACTGCCTATAATTTATTAGTAACTTCGTTTATTCAACCACGTTCAAAGAGCAACCAACTTTTACAACGCTACTTTATAACCAAACAAATGCCGCAACTTTTAAAGCGGTCGGCTTGAAGAACTTGTTATACGGTTATTTAACAATTGATAATATTTCACTAATTAATACATCAATTTCTGGTCTAAAATCAACTTGCGTCGGAGAAGGAATGATTTCTTTCTTTTTTATTTTCGTATGCAAATATGAATCTGCAATATTGCGTAATGATAACTCTAATCTTGACATCAATTCTTTATTTGATTTTGACCAACCATAATTGTTAACAACTTCCGAAAAAGTATTTAAATCAAAGATTGGTGGGATGTGATCAATAATTGATCTGAGTATCATAGCAATTGCATATACATTCATATCCTTTGCGGAAGAATTAAGTTCTTTTAAAAGTTGAGTTAATTTCGATAAATCATATTTAGAATTATTTGCTTGATTTAATTCTTTTATTCGTTCTTCAGAAACGTAATTTGAATTGAATCTTTCATTTAGTGAATTGCTGGTTGGTGCTTTTTCTGAGGCATCGTTTTCCTTAATTGTCAAACTTAGTGCAGAAAACTCATCAAATAAGTTCATACGATTTTCGCATAACTTTACACCAGGATTTGTGATATGAGTTGTGCTCATTCCACCATCTGCATACGCATACTTTACATAGTATTCATCTTCTAAATATTGAACGTGTCTGAGTATTTCTTCTTTATCAGAATTTAATATGCTGGCTAAATTTGCTAATGTAAATGATGCATGGATACCACCTTCCATCAAATATGTTTGATATAATTTATATAGAAGAGTCCTACGAATAAGCTTATGCCGAATCATTTCTGGATCATAGCTACCATCATTAGGTTTAGGAAAGTTTTCAGAAATATCAATAATTATTTTGTCATCGGCATAGTCGAATTTTGAGAGTAAAGAATATTCCTTTACAAATTCATCCAAAACAGTTTTTAGTTTACTATGATCATCTTCTCGCATTGTAGAAGCTAATAATAATAATTGACTGTATACTGTGAATTGTTTTGATTCATTTAATACAACAAGTTCTGCTAATGTTCGCAAAACATATTGACTTGTGATATTCATATATTCTTACCGTATAACGGCGTTGCGCTTAGCCCGCCGCCCACTACAACAATGACGGTTTGAAATGCACAACTTTATTTATTAATCTGTTTTTTATTACAATCACACTTTTAA is part of the Melioribacteraceae bacterium genome and encodes:
- a CDS encoding TlpA family protein disulfide reductase, which produces MKRLLLLILVLSNISVQGSNPDGKCGIVKLVTGIPKEAEKQAKSFVEPYYASIPTNNAFKKVYVLWDKAKPKSYRLMVVYNDDFWSFIGTSFKNNNEVFYSDSSSFQNRDDYKSIVPYQLKLDVKKQELHYYWGKSKEKGITQRGGVPQFIRPRLSKDNMMPEFNFKTFEGETISSKKLRGKFVFIDFWGTWCGGCIYEMPYVKELREKISTNKLFVVGFVNDNKDSLKKYLSANSFNYPNVLLDSLYLEKCKVESYPTKVLLDPEGRIISTDFIADNLTETVLKKINNYKK